The Halobacterium litoreum genome includes a region encoding these proteins:
- the hisD gene encoding histidinol dehydrogenase, which yields MDYEAVADLGPDRRRALFDRDAGVDAVRSDVRDIVDRVQTEGDVALREFASEFDGVEVGNLDVTDEAERAYEEIDDGVRDAIESAAENIREFHEAQLPEDWREEFSEGRELGRRFRPIERVGVYAPGGTAAYPSSVLMGAIPARVAGVEQVAVATPPAEEMNPVTLAAMHVADVDRVYQIGGAQAVAAMAYGTETVDRVQKVVGPGNKWVTAAKAEVRGDVEIDFLAGPSELLVLADDTADPAFVAADLLAQAEHDPNASVVAVTDDEHTAERICAEIDARIDGREREATIRDSLGNDASGVFAARSTSEAVAFAEEYAAEHLSIQADDDEALLDRIDSAGSAFLGPYSPVAAGDYATGTNHVLPTSGTAKVTGGLSVDTFLRSTTVQRLDRDALADLRETVTTLADAEGLEAHGASVDARFEDE from the coding sequence ATGGACTACGAAGCCGTCGCGGACCTCGGGCCGGACCGCCGCCGCGCGCTGTTCGACCGGGACGCGGGCGTGGACGCGGTGCGGTCGGACGTTCGGGACATCGTCGACCGCGTGCAGACGGAGGGCGACGTGGCGCTCCGCGAGTTCGCGAGCGAGTTCGACGGCGTGGAGGTCGGGAACCTCGACGTGACCGACGAGGCCGAGCGCGCGTACGAGGAAATCGACGACGGCGTGCGCGACGCCATCGAGTCGGCGGCCGAGAACATCCGGGAGTTCCACGAGGCCCAACTGCCGGAGGACTGGCGCGAGGAGTTCTCGGAGGGGAGAGAACTAGGGCGCCGATTCCGCCCCATCGAGCGCGTCGGCGTGTACGCGCCGGGCGGCACCGCGGCGTACCCGTCGTCGGTGCTGATGGGCGCGATTCCGGCGCGCGTCGCGGGCGTCGAGCAGGTGGCGGTGGCGACGCCGCCCGCCGAGGAGATGAACCCCGTGACGCTCGCGGCGATGCACGTCGCCGACGTGGACCGCGTCTACCAAATCGGGGGCGCGCAGGCCGTCGCCGCGATGGCGTACGGCACGGAGACGGTCGACCGCGTGCAGAAGGTCGTCGGCCCGGGCAACAAGTGGGTGACGGCGGCGAAGGCCGAGGTCCGGGGCGACGTGGAAATCGACTTCCTCGCCGGCCCCTCCGAACTCCTCGTGCTGGCGGACGACACCGCCGACCCCGCGTTCGTCGCGGCGGACCTGCTCGCGCAGGCCGAACACGACCCGAACGCGAGCGTCGTCGCGGTCACCGACGACGAGCACACCGCCGAGCGCATCTGCGCCGAAATCGACGCGCGAATCGACGGCCGCGAGCGAGAGGCCACGATTCGCGACTCTCTCGGCAACGACGCGAGCGGCGTGTTCGCGGCTCGTTCCACGAGCGAGGCCGTGGCGTTCGCCGAGGAGTACGCCGCCGAACACCTCTCGATTCAGGCCGACGACGACGAGGCGCTCCTCGACCGCATCGACAGCGCGGGGTCGGCGTTCCTCGGGCCGTACTCGCCGGTCGCCGCGGGCGACTACGCCACGGGCACGAACCACGTCCTCCCGACGAGCGGCACCGCGAAGGTGACCGGGGGACTGAGCGTCGACACCTTCCTGCGCTCGACGACCGTCCAGCGCCTCGACCGGGATGCCCTCGCGGACCTCCGCGAGACGGTGACGACGCTCGCCGACGCCGAGGGACTGGAGGCACACGGCGCCAGCGTCGACGCCCGATTCGAGGACGAGTAG
- a CDS encoding outer membrane protein assembly factor BamB family protein, whose protein sequence is MPSLQRRGFLAACASAVAAGCLGSPPDFDPSAADAWPMHRADPGGTNSTDAPGPRTDPEEAWVVDVSGMGNQPDPVVHGDRLYHGGFDRFYALDADTGEQRWELSENGSWLQPALAAAPAYGDVMPVVATRSGYEAISTTGGFDTPGRQRNFETRWKRTTVENPGGRLSLTATRAAPPVVANGTLYASTGDVAVAFDAATGETEWTAAVANASRERAAVAAGRVFVSSYGGLAGGGLVALDADSGERLWTASETGVNVLPPTATEDAVFFHDRDALYAFDPASGEELWRAEDFGGIEDSLTPLAVGGGRVVAVGDDSEGESRTVAFDAATGETAWQAAGATHETPPVVAGDTVYVPRYDGLHALDAASGEELWTHGDKQVRSLAVVGTRAYAATATGTLYALEGSA, encoded by the coding sequence ATGCCCTCCCTCCAGCGCCGCGGCTTCCTCGCGGCGTGCGCGAGCGCGGTCGCCGCCGGCTGCCTCGGCTCTCCGCCCGATTTCGACCCGAGCGCCGCCGACGCGTGGCCGATGCACCGAGCCGACCCCGGCGGCACGAACAGCACCGACGCGCCCGGCCCGCGAACAGACCCCGAGGAAGCGTGGGTAGTCGACGTCTCTGGGATGGGGAATCAGCCCGACCCCGTCGTCCACGGCGACCGGCTCTACCACGGCGGCTTCGACCGGTTCTACGCGCTCGACGCCGACACCGGCGAGCAGCGCTGGGAACTCAGCGAGAACGGCTCGTGGCTCCAGCCCGCGCTCGCCGCCGCGCCCGCGTACGGCGACGTGATGCCGGTCGTCGCCACGCGGTCGGGCTACGAGGCGATCTCGACGACCGGCGGCTTCGACACGCCCGGCCGCCAGCGGAACTTCGAGACGCGCTGGAAGCGCACCACCGTCGAGAACCCCGGGGGCCGACTCTCGCTCACCGCCACTCGCGCGGCCCCGCCAGTCGTCGCGAACGGCACGCTGTACGCGAGTACCGGAGACGTCGCCGTCGCGTTCGACGCCGCCACCGGAGAGACCGAGTGGACAGCAGCGGTCGCGAATGCGAGTCGCGAGCGCGCCGCCGTCGCCGCCGGGCGCGTGTTCGTCTCGTCCTACGGCGGCCTCGCGGGCGGAGGTCTCGTCGCGCTCGACGCCGACTCGGGCGAGCGACTGTGGACCGCTTCGGAGACCGGCGTGAACGTCCTCCCGCCGACCGCCACCGAGGACGCGGTGTTCTTCCACGACCGGGACGCGCTGTACGCGTTCGACCCGGCGAGTGGTGAGGAACTGTGGCGGGCCGAGGACTTCGGCGGCATCGAGGACAGCCTCACGCCGCTCGCGGTGGGCGGCGGGCGCGTCGTCGCCGTCGGCGACGACTCCGAGGGAGAGAGCAGGACGGTCGCGTTCGACGCCGCAACCGGCGAGACGGCGTGGCAGGCCGCGGGGGCCACGCACGAGACGCCGCCTGTCGTCGCTGGGGACACCGTTTACGTACCTCGCTACGACGGTCTGCACGCACTCGACGCCGCGTCGGGCGAGGAACTGTGGACGCACGGCGACAAGCAGGTGCGGAGTCTCGCCGTCGTCGGGACGCGAGCGTACGCCGCGACCGCGACCGGTACGCTGTACGCGCTGGAGGGGTCGGCGTGA
- a CDS encoding HesB/IscA family protein, giving the protein MSTTAESGDGVRSVTATEAAAEQARELMDGEGMDESEAGLRLYVQQGGCAGLSYGMRFEHEPEDEDEIFVSNGLRLFVDQSSLDYVSGSQLAYEGGLQGAGFHVQNPNVESECGCGESFRT; this is encoded by the coding sequence ATGAGCACCACCGCCGAATCGGGTGACGGAGTGCGGTCGGTGACGGCCACCGAGGCCGCCGCCGAGCAAGCCCGCGAGTTGATGGACGGCGAGGGGATGGACGAATCGGAGGCGGGGCTTCGGCTGTACGTCCAGCAGGGCGGCTGTGCGGGGCTGTCCTACGGGATGCGCTTCGAGCACGAACCCGAGGACGAGGACGAAATCTTCGTCAGCAACGGCCTGCGCTTGTTCGTCGACCAGTCCAGTCTCGACTACGTGTCGGGCAGTCAGTTGGCCTACGAGGGCGGCCTGCAGGGCGCGGGGTTCCACGTCCAGAACCCGAACGTGGAAAGCGAGTGCGGCTGTGGCGAGTCGTTCCGCACGTAA
- a CDS encoding dodecin translates to MVFKKIRLIGTSEESFDAAADDAIDRAEDTLNNVKWANVVDQGVEVASVENRQYQVEVEVAFELEDPQ, encoded by the coding sequence ATGGTATTCAAGAAGATCCGGCTCATCGGCACCAGCGAGGAGAGCTTCGACGCCGCCGCGGACGACGCCATCGACCGCGCGGAGGACACCCTGAACAACGTGAAGTGGGCGAACGTCGTCGACCAGGGCGTCGAAGTCGCGAGCGTCGAGAACCGACAGTACCAGGTGGAAGTAGAGGTCGCGTTCGAACTCGAAGACCCGCAGTAG
- a CDS encoding metal-dependent hydrolase: protein MFVGHATLAFGLVALAALRYGASRERALALGVAAGLFAAVPDVDMAYALVGLAGADPSSPLAVANSFWGASTAVHRAVTHSLVVAVPAAVAFALAPTRRGVAAVALVGLVAVVGFVSGPLAATIVALFAVCGVAVAYGADQFGVRGRSLLAVALVGLGTHPFGDLVTGKPPELLYPLRVAVFDGRVTLFADPTLHLLGAFALELAAVWVGVVAALALADVRLTDHVDGRATAGVAYALAALVVPPPTLDLSYPFVFSVVAVGFVGAVPHPRRDRLLPSPVTALVTGLTAVTVAGAAYAVAYLAGIA from the coding sequence ATGTTCGTGGGGCACGCGACGCTCGCGTTCGGCCTCGTGGCGCTCGCCGCCCTCCGGTACGGCGCGTCCCGTGAGCGCGCGCTCGCGCTCGGCGTCGCGGCGGGGCTGTTCGCCGCGGTTCCCGACGTCGACATGGCGTACGCGCTCGTCGGCCTCGCCGGCGCCGACCCGAGCAGCCCGCTCGCCGTCGCCAACTCCTTCTGGGGCGCGTCCACTGCCGTCCACCGCGCGGTCACGCACTCGCTGGTCGTCGCCGTGCCGGCGGCCGTCGCGTTCGCGCTCGCACCCACCCGCCGCGGCGTCGCCGCCGTCGCGCTCGTCGGCCTCGTCGCCGTCGTCGGGTTCGTCTCCGGCCCGCTCGCCGCCACCATCGTGGCGCTGTTCGCCGTCTGCGGCGTCGCGGTCGCGTACGGCGCCGACCAGTTCGGGGTGCGCGGTCGCAGTCTGCTCGCCGTCGCGCTCGTCGGCCTCGGCACACACCCCTTCGGCGACCTCGTCACCGGGAAACCCCCGGAACTGCTCTACCCCCTGCGCGTCGCCGTCTTCGACGGTCGCGTGACGCTGTTCGCGGACCCGACGCTCCACTTACTCGGCGCGTTCGCGCTCGAACTCGCCGCCGTCTGGGTCGGCGTCGTCGCCGCGCTCGCGCTCGCCGACGTGCGCCTCACCGACCACGTCGACGGCCGCGCCACCGCCGGCGTCGCGTACGCGCTCGCCGCCCTCGTCGTCCCGCCGCCGACCCTCGACCTCTCGTACCCGTTCGTGTTCAGCGTGGTCGCCGTCGGCTTCGTCGGCGCCGTCCCGCACCCGCGCCGCGACCGCCTCCTCCCCTCGCCAGTCACCGCCCTCGTCACCGGCCTCACAGCCGTCACCGTCGCGGGCGCCGCGTACGCCGTCGCGTACCTCGCCGGCATCGCGTGA
- a CDS encoding pyridoxal-phosphate-dependent aminotransferase family protein produces the protein MIDAPDVEELNPPQRTLMGPGPSPVHPRVLKAMSTPLVGHLDPSFVEMMDETQELLRYVFQTDNEWTIPVSGTGSAAMEAAIGNLVEPGDTFLAPTNGYFGDRMAAMARRAGGDVVRVGAPWGEPLDPDDVADACEEFHPDVFGFVHAETSTGVKQPDVPALTEAAHDHGALVVADTVTSIGGVELKVDEWDIDAAYAGPQKCLSCPPGASPLTLNDRAMDKVLGREEPARSWYLDLSLLEGYWGDERAYHHTAPITNVYALREALRLVAEEGIEERWARHREMASALKAGVEAMGLGLNPEDDYWLPSLNAVLVPDGVDDGDVIDYVLEQYDLEIAAGLGDLSGDVFRVGCMGHGARPENVTLVVAALADAFDALGADVDAAAGLAATREALR, from the coding sequence ATGATTGACGCGCCAGACGTCGAGGAGCTGAATCCGCCACAGCGAACCCTGATGGGGCCGGGGCCGAGTCCGGTCCACCCGCGCGTGTTGAAGGCGATGAGCACGCCGCTGGTCGGCCACCTCGACCCGTCGTTCGTGGAGATGATGGACGAGACCCAAGAGCTCCTGCGGTACGTCTTCCAGACGGACAACGAGTGGACGATTCCCGTCTCGGGGACGGGGTCGGCGGCGATGGAGGCGGCCATCGGGAACCTCGTGGAGCCGGGTGACACGTTCCTCGCGCCGACGAACGGCTACTTCGGCGACCGGATGGCGGCGATGGCGCGGCGCGCGGGCGGTGATGTGGTGCGCGTCGGGGCGCCGTGGGGCGAACCGCTCGACCCGGACGACGTCGCGGACGCCTGCGAGGAGTTCCACCCCGACGTGTTCGGGTTCGTCCACGCGGAGACGTCGACGGGCGTGAAACAGCCCGACGTGCCCGCGCTCACGGAGGCCGCCCACGACCACGGCGCGCTCGTCGTCGCGGACACCGTGACGAGCATCGGCGGCGTGGAACTCAAAGTCGACGAGTGGGACATCGACGCGGCGTACGCGGGCCCGCAGAAGTGCCTGTCGTGTCCGCCGGGGGCCAGCCCACTCACGCTGAACGACCGCGCGATGGACAAAGTCCTCGGGCGCGAGGAGCCCGCGCGGTCGTGGTACCTCGACCTCTCGCTTTTGGAGGGATACTGGGGCGACGAGCGCGCGTACCACCACACGGCGCCCATCACGAACGTGTACGCGCTCCGGGAAGCGCTCCGACTCGTCGCCGAGGAGGGCATCGAGGAGCGCTGGGCGCGCCACCGCGAGATGGCGTCCGCCCTGAAGGCGGGCGTCGAGGCGATGGGCCTCGGCCTCAACCCCGAAGACGACTACTGGCTCCCGAGCCTGAACGCCGTGCTCGTGCCCGACGGCGTGGACGACGGCGACGTCATCGACTACGTGCTGGAACAGTACGACCTCGAAATCGCGGCGGGGCTCGGCGACCTCTCCGGGGACGTGTTCCGCGTCGGCTGTATGGGCCACGGCGCGCGCCCGGAGAACGTGACGCTGGTGGTCGCGGCGCTCGCGGACGCGTTCGACGCGCTCGGCGCGGACGTGGACGCGGCAGCCGGCCTCGCGGCTACGCGGGAAGCGCTGCGGTAG
- a CDS encoding DUF7116 family protein: protein MGTVTTPPDEQARSIFADLGYSLAGDGAEFSATRDWKEIRVSAVTEDVDSRDGGSYRCFVTWADNADALERQLRRLDPPYEWAVMGVEEDGDYEVARAPPVE, encoded by the coding sequence ATGGGGACTGTTACCACCCCTCCCGACGAGCAGGCCCGGTCGATTTTCGCCGACCTCGGGTACAGTCTCGCAGGTGACGGCGCGGAGTTCTCCGCGACCCGCGACTGGAAGGAGATACGCGTCTCCGCCGTCACAGAGGACGTAGATTCGCGAGACGGCGGTAGTTACCGCTGTTTCGTCACGTGGGCGGACAACGCCGACGCGCTCGAACGGCAGTTGCGTCGGCTCGACCCGCCCTACGAGTGGGCGGTGATGGGGGTAGAGGAGGACGGCGACTACGAAGTGGCGCGCGCGCCGCCCGTCGAGTAG
- a CDS encoding serine hydrolase has translation MSRSSGLDADARRAVESFVAEWVTDNDVPSASVAIVDGDEVAYLDAFGARDLEANAPATPDTLYGVASITKSVAATGVLQLVDGDRVALDDPVTEHVEFFAGSEDPPTVHELLSHSSGMPSDGSSVAMTAQILGEGAETAPLGSDADFRRHVEQSLGERADGERFFYYNTGYAVLGKLIEAVDGRPFPEYVDDEVLAPLGMDRSVVRADPAEYDDAMTPYLSREDGPERADYPVKGVGAAGGLLSSARDLAAYLRFAMRGDESVVPASLLERAQSAHATRRAFLDGAEETYGYGWMRRPFLGDDLVGHSGTLSVTSAYLGFLEGRDLGVAVAANTAPDVHPMHVGPALLALVEGEDPAEAVPFYALRAKCERVAGEYESYRSVATAEVKREGAGISVTVDTALGGETLTARPASLARGDLAFEAVGAAGDRVPVTFEPTDDGDLDLFVRRWRLHPVE, from the coding sequence ATGAGTCGTTCCAGCGGCCTCGACGCCGACGCGCGCCGGGCGGTCGAGTCGTTCGTCGCGGAGTGGGTGACCGACAACGATGTGCCGAGTGCGAGCGTCGCAATCGTGGACGGCGACGAGGTGGCGTACCTCGACGCGTTCGGGGCGCGCGACCTCGAAGCGAACGCGCCCGCCACGCCCGACACGCTGTACGGCGTCGCCTCCATCACGAAGTCCGTCGCAGCCACCGGCGTCCTCCAGTTGGTCGACGGGGACCGGGTCGCGCTCGACGACCCGGTGACCGAGCACGTCGAGTTCTTCGCGGGGAGCGAGGACCCGCCGACCGTCCACGAACTGCTCTCGCACTCGTCGGGGATGCCCAGCGACGGGTCGAGCGTCGCGATGACCGCCCAGATTCTCGGCGAGGGCGCGGAGACCGCGCCGCTCGGGTCGGACGCCGACTTCCGGCGGCACGTCGAGCAGTCCCTCGGCGAGCGCGCCGACGGCGAGCGCTTCTTCTACTACAACACCGGCTACGCCGTGCTCGGGAAACTAATCGAGGCCGTGGACGGCCGGCCGTTCCCCGAGTACGTGGACGACGAAGTCCTCGCGCCCCTCGGGATGGACCGGTCGGTGGTGCGCGCCGACCCCGCGGAGTACGACGACGCGATGACGCCCTACCTCTCGCGCGAGGACGGCCCGGAGCGCGCCGACTACCCCGTGAAAGGCGTCGGCGCGGCGGGCGGCCTGCTGAGTTCGGCCCGCGACCTCGCGGCGTACCTCCGGTTCGCGATGCGCGGCGACGAGTCGGTCGTCCCCGCCAGCTTGCTGGAGCGCGCGCAGTCGGCCCACGCCACGCGCCGGGCGTTCCTCGACGGCGCCGAGGAGACGTACGGCTACGGCTGGATGCGCCGGCCGTTCCTCGGCGACGACCTCGTCGGGCACAGCGGCACGCTGTCGGTCACGTCGGCGTACCTCGGCTTTCTGGAGGGTCGCGACCTCGGCGTGGCGGTAGCGGCGAACACCGCGCCCGACGTCCACCCGATGCACGTCGGACCGGCGCTCCTCGCGCTCGTGGAAGGCGAGGACCCCGCCGAGGCGGTGCCGTTCTACGCGCTCCGCGCGAAGTGCGAGCGCGTCGCCGGCGAGTACGAGTCCTACCGGAGCGTGGCGACGGCCGAAGTGAAGCGCGAGGGAGCCGGCATCTCCGTGACCGTCGACACCGCGCTCGGCGGCGAGACGCTGACCGCGCGCCCCGCGTCGCTCGCTCGCGGCGACCTCGCGTTCGAGGCGGTGGGGGCGGCCGGCGACCGCGTCCCCGTGACCTTCGAACCGACGGACGACGGGGACCTCGACCTGTTCGTGCGACGGTGGCGACTCCACCCCGTCGAGTGA
- a CDS encoding DUF5816 domain-containing protein, with protein MFEVVVDGETLYVAEDEGDRGQDGPFLVVYRTPERERRYGWYCTNCESVDNAMDSMGRIECNVCGNFRKPEEWDSAHE; from the coding sequence ATGTTCGAGGTCGTCGTTGACGGGGAGACGCTGTACGTCGCCGAGGACGAGGGCGACCGCGGGCAGGACGGCCCGTTCCTCGTGGTGTACCGGACGCCCGAGCGCGAGCGCCGGTACGGCTGGTACTGCACGAACTGCGAGTCCGTGGACAACGCGATGGACTCGATGGGCCGCATCGAGTGCAACGTCTGCGGGAACTTCCGGAAGCCCGAGGAGTGGGACTCGGCACACGAGTGA
- a CDS encoding bifunctional metallophosphatase/5'-nucleotidase produces MAVRILHYSDLENVYDSPEQAGRLAGLLADRGDAIAAGSGDNTAPGVLSLVTESRQALDLYDAVDPDVATFGNHDFDYGADTTAEIVAESPQTWVSANVYRDGDRVAGVDPWTIVERDGVRVGFLGVLDDATPALNPMASDLTVTDPVSATREAERELRDAGADYVVALSHLGRGDEELAAATDVDAVLGGHIASERIERIDGTLLTRPGSGGEVVLEVDLEAGDVTRRVVADAPVHGGVEAGLRERMDNTGLNDVVGHVEDPLERTESTLFRGESRIGNFVADAYRWAAEADVGLQNSGGVRDGPELAGDVTVADLVSVVPFEEPVSVAELTGEELLDVFRGARGGSLGFAEPDWWHAHVSGAHLAWDEASSELAAARVAGEHVDPEATYTLATTDYLFYSDDEFPALDEEHRVARLDVQHEVLASYARQRGIDPELEGRVRLHADD; encoded by the coding sequence ATGGCTGTCCGTATCCTCCACTACTCTGATCTGGAGAACGTCTACGACTCGCCCGAGCAGGCGGGTCGTCTCGCCGGCCTGCTCGCCGACCGCGGGGACGCCATCGCCGCGGGGAGCGGCGACAACACCGCGCCGGGCGTGCTCTCGCTGGTCACCGAGAGCCGGCAGGCCCTCGACCTCTACGACGCCGTCGACCCGGACGTGGCGACGTTCGGCAACCACGACTTCGACTACGGCGCCGACACCACCGCCGAAATCGTCGCGGAGTCCCCGCAGACGTGGGTGTCCGCGAACGTCTACCGGGACGGCGACCGGGTCGCCGGCGTCGACCCGTGGACGATTGTCGAGCGCGACGGCGTCCGCGTCGGTTTCCTCGGCGTGCTCGACGACGCGACCCCGGCGCTGAACCCGATGGCGAGCGACCTCACTGTCACCGACCCCGTGAGCGCGACCCGCGAGGCGGAGCGGGAACTCCGTGACGCGGGCGCCGACTACGTGGTCGCGCTCTCCCACCTCGGGCGCGGCGACGAGGAACTCGCGGCCGCGACCGACGTGGACGCCGTCCTCGGCGGGCACATCGCCTCCGAGCGAATCGAGCGAATCGACGGCACGCTCCTCACCCGGCCGGGGTCGGGCGGCGAAGTCGTGCTGGAGGTGGACCTCGAAGCCGGCGACGTGACTCGCCGCGTCGTCGCCGACGCACCCGTCCACGGCGGCGTCGAAGCCGGCCTCCGCGAGCGCATGGACAACACCGGGCTGAACGACGTGGTCGGGCACGTAGAGGACCCTCTCGAACGCACCGAGTCGACGCTGTTCCGCGGCGAGTCCCGCATCGGGAACTTCGTCGCCGACGCCTACCGGTGGGCCGCGGAGGCGGACGTGGGCCTCCAGAACTCCGGCGGCGTCCGCGACGGCCCCGAACTCGCGGGCGACGTGACCGTCGCCGACCTCGTGAGCGTCGTCCCCTTCGAGGAACCGGTCTCCGTCGCGGAACTCACGGGCGAGGAACTGCTCGACGTGTTCCGGGGCGCGCGCGGCGGCTCCCTCGGGTTCGCCGAACCCGACTGGTGGCACGCCCACGTCTCCGGCGCTCACTTGGCGTGGGACGAGGCGTCCTCGGAACTCGCGGCCGCGCGCGTCGCCGGCGAACACGTCGACCCGGAGGCGACGTACACGCTCGCCACCACGGACTACCTGTTCTACTCGGACGACGAGTTCCCCGCCCTCGACGAGGAACACCGCGTCGCCCGACTGGACGTCCAACACGAGGTGCTCGCGTCGTACGCCCGCCAGCGCGGCATCGACCCGGAACTCGAGGGGCGCGTGCGCCTCCACGCCGACGACTGA
- a CDS encoding proteasome assembly chaperone family protein, which translates to MADNFPERRNPDFHFTHDAEPSEALLCGFSQFGLAGLTAADYLVDHLELEQTGHVAVDSLPAITPFENGIPRHHTRFFSRDDLDVTVLVGELFIPLPVAELFTDALAEWLDENGVAEVAVLSGVPVAHGPDDHRTFYIATEDYRDARLADSDVPPMGNGFLDGVNADLLGRGIDSDLRACVYTTPVHPQIPDVEAAIRLVDSVSDVYGIDVDTGPLEAFAEEVAEHYENLSERIEALAEEDRADDRMYM; encoded by the coding sequence ATGGCCGACAACTTCCCCGAGCGACGGAACCCCGACTTCCACTTCACGCACGACGCGGAGCCCAGCGAGGCGCTTTTGTGTGGCTTCTCGCAGTTCGGGCTCGCCGGCCTCACGGCCGCCGACTACCTCGTCGACCACCTCGAACTCGAACAGACCGGCCACGTCGCCGTCGACAGCCTCCCCGCGATTACGCCCTTCGAGAACGGCATCCCGCGCCACCACACCCGCTTTTTCTCCCGCGACGACCTCGACGTGACCGTGCTCGTCGGCGAACTGTTCATCCCGCTGCCGGTCGCCGAACTGTTCACCGACGCGCTCGCCGAGTGGCTCGACGAGAACGGCGTGGCCGAGGTCGCCGTCCTCTCCGGCGTCCCGGTCGCCCACGGCCCCGACGACCACCGCACGTTCTACATCGCGACTGAGGACTACCGGGACGCCCGCCTCGCGGACAGCGACGTGCCCCCGATGGGCAACGGCTTCCTCGACGGCGTGAACGCCGACCTGCTCGGGCGCGGCATCGACTCCGACCTCCGGGCGTGCGTCTACACCACGCCGGTCCACCCCCAGATTCCGGACGTGGAGGCCGCGATTCGGCTCGTCGACTCGGTCAGCGACGTGTACGGCATCGACGTGGACACCGGCCCCCTCGAAGCGTTCGCCGAGGAGGTCGCCGAACACTACGAGAACCTCAGCGAGCGCATCGAGGCGCTCGCCGAGGAGGACCGCGCGGACGACCGGATGTACATGTGA
- a CDS encoding immunoglobulin-like domain-containing protein → MKRRALLGTLASLAVAGCTSSGSTPDDTQTTQRTTQTTDRTTQTTDATTTATLPDELRTLGAPASDVDCPVADTDDGRVVVHGEHPDSPLSLSLDDDTLDLPADETTFVLANDTDYRFMTNFYGWKLSKRVDGRWFRVAPQFWPQPLHSLPAGESHEWSFAVDNGDPVDPGSGGMDDIALAGLGGGTYAFTTHGSFSPEDGESVPVGFCAEFELNGDPVELTPTDGVTASRDGATVTVTTGEEPTEDEPMSAFVVERVEPQAETPVRERITEQLLRPDPGFGDQSGYRNTIPFFEDGVDTVRLEAPNGTHPPFGVDEGYFVEYEGERYRISSERPA, encoded by the coding sequence ATGAAGCGCCGCGCCCTCCTCGGGACGCTCGCGTCGCTCGCGGTCGCGGGCTGTACTTCCTCGGGGTCGACGCCCGACGACACGCAGACGACGCAACGGACCACCCAGACCACCGACCGGACGACGCAGACGACAGACGCGACGACCACGGCGACGCTCCCCGACGAACTCCGCACGCTCGGGGCGCCCGCGTCGGACGTGGACTGCCCCGTCGCGGACACCGACGACGGCCGGGTCGTCGTCCACGGCGAACACCCCGATTCGCCGCTCTCCCTGTCGCTCGACGACGACACCCTCGACTTGCCCGCCGACGAGACGACGTTCGTGCTCGCCAACGACACCGACTACCGGTTCATGACGAACTTCTACGGCTGGAAACTCTCCAAGCGCGTGGACGGCCGGTGGTTCCGCGTCGCGCCGCAGTTCTGGCCCCAGCCGCTCCACAGCCTCCCCGCGGGCGAATCCCACGAGTGGTCGTTCGCCGTCGACAACGGCGACCCGGTGGACCCCGGGTCCGGGGGAATGGACGACATCGCGCTCGCCGGCCTCGGCGGCGGCACGTACGCGTTCACCACCCACGGCTCGTTCAGCCCCGAGGATGGCGAGAGCGTCCCGGTCGGTTTCTGCGCCGAGTTCGAACTGAACGGCGACCCCGTGGAACTGACGCCGACCGACGGCGTCACTGCCTCTCGGGACGGCGCGACGGTCACCGTCACCACGGGCGAGGAACCCACCGAGGACGAACCGATGTCGGCGTTCGTCGTGGAGCGCGTGGAACCGCAGGCCGAGACGCCGGTCCGAGAGCGCATCACCGAGCAACTGTTGCGCCCCGACCCCGGATTCGGCGACCAGTCCGGCTACCGGAACACCATTCCGTTCTTCGAGGACGGCGTCGACACCGTGCGCCTCGAAGCACCGAACGGCACGCATCCGCCGTTCGGCGTCGACGAGGGCTACTTCGTCGAGTACGAGGGCGAGCGCTACCGAATCAGCAGCGAACGCCCGGCGTGA